One genomic region from Reichenbachiella ulvae encodes:
- a CDS encoding CopD family protein — translation MLYPYLKAAHIIFVVTWFAGLFYMVRLFIYSTESNAKTEPEKSILLKQLLIMQSRLWYIITWPSAVITLILGLWLAFLMNYWSHPWFHIKLLLLAGLYAYHFICGYLHRQMEAGIFKYTSKQYRIWNEVATLFLFAIVFVVVLKSTLNWIWGIVGLIALSAILMLGIKLYKNLRKDA, via the coding sequence ATGTTATATCCATATCTCAAAGCCGCTCACATTATCTTCGTAGTTACCTGGTTCGCTGGACTCTTTTATATGGTCAGGCTTTTCATTTATTCTACTGAATCTAATGCAAAAACCGAGCCTGAAAAATCCATCTTACTCAAACAACTGCTGATAATGCAATCCAGACTTTGGTACATTATTACATGGCCGTCTGCAGTTATTACGCTAATACTTGGTCTTTGGTTGGCATTTTTAATGAATTATTGGAGCCACCCTTGGTTTCACATCAAACTTTTATTACTCGCAGGACTGTACGCGTACCACTTTATATGCGGATATCTGCATAGGCAAATGGAAGCTGGTATTTTCAAGTACACCTCCAAACAATACAGAATCTGGAATGAAGTAGCCACATTGTTTTTATTCGCCATTGTTTTTGTGGTAGTACTAAAAAGCACACTGAATTGGATTTGGGGAATTGTTGGGCTGATTGCACTCAGCGCCATACTGATGTTAGGAATTAAACTATATAAAAACCTTAGAAAGGATGCATAA
- a CDS encoding SCO family protein, protein MHKGFKFQYLIISTLFIVSFSACTIPQEGQITTKSGKLPILGRPEIVTSKVNGELKVDTIAHQVADFSFLNQDSVWINNDSLAGKIYVADFFFTSCPTICPLMKKQMLRVYDAFSENDHVKILSHTIDPAHDSVAVLREFSEALGVESSKWHFLTGDKDEIYQLGEKSYMVTAGADKDAPGGYIHSGAFLLVDTERHIRGVYDGTMKEQVDQLIIDIRKLLDEEYGNNK, encoded by the coding sequence ATGCATAAAGGATTCAAGTTTCAATATTTAATCATTTCAACCCTTTTCATAGTTAGTTTTTCTGCTTGTACCATTCCGCAAGAAGGACAAATCACAACTAAATCAGGAAAATTACCGATTTTAGGAAGACCTGAAATTGTGACTTCAAAGGTGAATGGAGAATTAAAGGTTGACACCATTGCTCATCAAGTAGCAGATTTCTCATTTCTCAATCAAGACAGCGTTTGGATCAATAATGATTCTCTTGCAGGCAAGATCTATGTCGCAGACTTCTTTTTCACCTCCTGCCCTACCATTTGCCCTCTCATGAAAAAACAAATGCTGAGAGTTTACGATGCTTTCTCGGAAAATGACCATGTCAAAATCCTTTCTCATACCATAGACCCAGCACACGACTCAGTAGCAGTACTAAGAGAATTCAGCGAAGCACTAGGAGTCGAAAGTAGTAAATGGCATTTCCTTACAGGGGATAAAGATGAAATATATCAATTAGGCGAAAAAAGCTACATGGTCACAGCTGGCGCAGACAAGGATGCTCCGGGAGGATATATTCATAGCGGGGCTTTTTTACTAGTAGACACCGAACGTCATATACGTGGAGTTTATGACGGCACTATGAAGGAGCAAGTAGACCAGTTAATCATTGACATTAGAAAACTCTTGGATGAAGAATACGGCAATAACAAGTAA
- a CDS encoding c-type cytochrome, which produces MKNTAITSKLILLSLAVLFACQSTNQEAIKLKQYQIHGKELYELHCLNCHQSDGSGLGLLIPPIDSSFILGNQALIICGIKNGLKGPISVNGKNYDREMPANARLTSLEIAEIMTYIQSNWAKKDSIVEISTIQKSLNSCN; this is translated from the coding sequence ATGAAGAATACGGCAATAACAAGTAAGCTAATCCTCCTATCTCTTGCAGTTCTATTTGCTTGCCAATCCACTAATCAAGAGGCAATCAAATTAAAACAATATCAAATTCATGGAAAGGAGCTGTATGAACTACACTGTCTGAACTGTCATCAGTCTGACGGTAGTGGATTGGGATTACTCATACCGCCGATAGACTCTTCCTTCATCCTGGGTAATCAAGCATTGATTATTTGCGGAATCAAAAATGGATTGAAAGGCCCAATTTCCGTCAATGGAAAAAACTATGACCGTGAAATGCCTGCGAATGCAAGGCTTACCTCTTTGGAGATAGCCGAAATCATGACCTATATCCAGTCAAACTGGGCAAAAAAGGACAGCATTGTAGAGATTTCGACCATTCAAAAAAGCCTTAATAGCTGTAATTAA
- a CDS encoding Crp/Fnr family transcriptional regulator, whose amino-acid sequence MIIENNRNTSNDLLTGFKNPADMVTEDALSNVPSITKEYSKDELIYENGHVSDKIYLIEEGSVKIAKSEKGGKEVVKSILNPGNVFGEKALSGESHRTEYAQVVTADTRVKVFMVEDVLIASRQNAQLNQKVIDILAKKLESLEKRLESITSKDSRTRVVDFLRDLALENGQKVGFETLIKNNFTHKDIASLTGTSRQTVTTTLNHLKEQNIINFDRRRILIRDMDLLV is encoded by the coding sequence ATGATTATCGAGAATAACAGAAACACAAGCAATGATCTGTTGACAGGTTTTAAAAATCCAGCAGATATGGTGACAGAGGACGCTCTATCGAATGTACCTTCGATCACCAAAGAATATTCAAAGGACGAGTTGATTTATGAAAACGGTCACGTCTCTGATAAGATTTATCTTATAGAAGAGGGGAGCGTTAAAATTGCTAAGTCCGAAAAAGGTGGGAAGGAAGTGGTAAAATCTATTTTAAATCCTGGGAACGTGTTTGGTGAAAAGGCGCTTTCTGGAGAATCTCATCGAACTGAATATGCACAAGTCGTAACCGCTGATACCAGAGTGAAGGTATTTATGGTGGAAGATGTATTGATAGCTTCCAGGCAAAATGCTCAACTCAATCAGAAGGTGATTGATATATTGGCTAAAAAACTTGAAAGTTTAGAGAAGAGATTGGAGTCAATTACTTCAAAGGATTCTAGAACTAGAGTTGTGGATTTTTTAAGAGATTTAGCTTTAGAAAATGGTCAGAAAGTAGGTTTCGAAACCTTAATCAAGAACAATTTCACGCATAAGGATATAGCTAGTTTGACTGGTACATCCAGACAAACTGTAACTACGACCTTGAATCACTTGAAAGAGCAAAATATTATCAACTTTGATAGAAGAAGGATTCTAATCAGAGACATGGATTTATTGGTGTAA